The window GTTTATGCCTAACCTGTTGTCCGATACCGAATTTGCTGGCAATCATGATGACCTCCTGAGAAACAATGCCTTGCTCATATATGGGGGCAAGGCAGCGCATTTCAAGTTACATCACCCGACAAGCGAAGCCTTTCAGATACAGCCCCTCAGGATACGTGGCGATCACCGGGTGATCGGCAGCCTGGCGGAACTGCTCTATAAATTGTACATCACGTCCGGCATCTACAGCGGCATCGGCCAAAATTTTCTGGAACAGGTCGGTCGGCATCAGGCCGGAGCAGGAGAAGCTGAGCAGAATGCCGCCTGGATTCAGCAACTGCAGCGCCAGCATGTTGATGTCTTTGTAGCCGCGGCAGGCGCTGGCCAACTGATTCTTGTTCTCGACGAACTTAGGCGGATCCATGATGATCAGATCGAATTTTTCGCCTTGAGCGCGGTAGTTGCGCAGCAGTTGGAACACGTCATCGCGGACGAACTCCGCCTTGCTCAGGTCCAGCTTGTTGAGCTCGACATTCTGTTTTGCGATGTCCAGCGCCGCCTGTGAGGTATCCACGCTGATCACTTGCTCGCAGCCGCCCATCAGAGCGGAAACGGCGAAGGCGCCGGTGTAGGAGAAGCAGTTCAGCACCCGGCGGCCGGCAGAGTAGTTCCGCGCCGCCAGGCGACTGTCGCGCTGGTCGAGGTAGAAACCGGTCTTGTGCCCTTGCTGAATGTCCACCAGCAGCTTCATGCCGTGCTCGGTAATAGGCAGCAGTTCCGGCGGCAGATCGCCCAGCACCGGGCCCTGCGCCAGCGGCAGGCCTTCTTTTTTACGCACCGCAACGTCGGAGCGATCGTAAATCGAACATTCCGGGTAGCAATGCTGCAGGGCGGAAAGCAGGGCCGGGCGCTGGTATTCGGCACCGGCGGACAGCAGCTGCAGCACCAGGAAATTCTGGAAGCGATCGATAGTGATGCCCGGCAGGCCGTCGGACTCGCCGGCGATCAGGCGGTATCCGTCCAGACCGTCACGCTGCGCGACCCAATCACGCCAGCTTTGCGCTTGCTGCAGGCGGCGAATGAAGAAATCGATGTTAATCTCTTCATCCTGTTGGAAAGTCCAGACGCGTGCGCGGATCTGCGACTCGGGCGAATAGGCGCCGCGCGCCAGCCACTTGCCCTGGCTGTCGAGGATATCGATGGTTTCACCGGAGAGGGCTTTACCCTCAACGCGTTGAACGGCGCCGGAGAACACCCAAGGGTGGCGACGGAGTAAGGACTTTTCACGTCCTTTGGCGAGAAACAGGCGTACGGTCATAATTAATAATGCTGCCAGCTAGGATAGAAAGAGTGACACGGCGGTGCAAAGGCACGGCAATGCCATAATGAAAACTGAATTAAGGGGGCGATTATGACACAAGTTTGCATTGCTGCGTATGTGTATGGCGTGGTGCAGGGGGTAGGGTTCCGCTATTCCACTCAGCGGCAGGCCGAGGCGTTGGGGGTGACCGGCTATGCGCGCAATCTCGATGACGGCAGCGTTCAGGTGGTGGCCTGCGGCACACAGGCGCAGGTGGATAAGCTGGTGGAGTGGTTGAAACAGGGCGGCCCGCGCAGCGCGCGCGTCGAACGCGTGCTGGTGGAGCCGCAGGGGGTGGCCGATTACGCCGAGTTTGGCATTCGCTACTGAATGCTCGCCTGCAGCGGCGCTGCGGGCTGAGCGGTCAGATGCATTTCACCGGTTTCGGCAAGCCGGCGATTTTGGTGGCTTGTTTGGCCGGCCCTTTCGGAAACAGGCGATACAGATAGCGGCTGTTGCCTTTTTCTTCGCCGTATTTCTGCGCTATGGCTTTGACCAGCATGCGAATAGCCGGCGAAGTATTGAATTCCTGATAGAAGTCGCGCACGAAGCGCACCACTTCCCAGTGTGCTTCGGTGAGCACGATCTCTTCCTGCGCGGCCAGCAGCGGCGCCAGGCCCTCATGCCAGTCGGCGCTGTTTTTCAGATAGCCCTGCGCGTCAGTGTCGATAACCTGACCTTCAAACTCCAACATACTGCCTCGATAACGGATAATTCGGAACGGCCGCCAGTTTAGCAAATTTTTTCGGCCGCAAAAAACAAAGCCCCGCCGGAGCGGGGCCTGGAAGGCATGCGTAACGCGCGATCAGTTGCTGCGGGCGAAGCCCAGAATGCTCAACAGGCTGATGAACATGTTGTAGAGCGACACGTACAGGCTAACGGTGGCGCGAATGTAGTTGGTCTCGCCGCCGTGAATGATGTTGCTGGTTTCCCACAGGATCGCGCCGGCGGAGAACAGGATGAACAGCGCGCTGATAGCCAGGTGCAGAGCAGGGATTTGCAGGAACAGGTTGGCGATCACCGCCACCAGCAGCACCACAAAACCGGCCATCATCATGCCGGACAGGAACGACATGTCTTTACGGGTGGTCAGCACATACGCCGAGCAGCAGAAGAACACCGCGGCGGTGCCGCCCAGCGCCAGCATGATCAGATCGCCCGCGCCGGCGTTCAGGAACGAACTGAG of the Serratia marcescens subsp. marcescens ATCC 13880 genome contains:
- the rlmI gene encoding 23S rRNA (cytosine(1962)-C(5))-methyltransferase RlmI, with the translated sequence MTVRLFLAKGREKSLLRRHPWVFSGAVQRVEGKALSGETIDILDSQGKWLARGAYSPESQIRARVWTFQQDEEINIDFFIRRLQQAQSWRDWVAQRDGLDGYRLIAGESDGLPGITIDRFQNFLVLQLLSAGAEYQRPALLSALQHCYPECSIYDRSDVAVRKKEGLPLAQGPVLGDLPPELLPITEHGMKLLVDIQQGHKTGFYLDQRDSRLAARNYSAGRRVLNCFSYTGAFAVSALMGGCEQVISVDTSQAALDIAKQNVELNKLDLSKAEFVRDDVFQLLRNYRAQGEKFDLIIMDPPKFVENKNQLASACRGYKDINMLALQLLNPGGILLSFSCSGLMPTDLFQKILADAAVDAGRDVQFIEQFRQAADHPVIATYPEGLYLKGFACRVM
- the yccX gene encoding acylphosphatase; this translates as MTQVCIAAYVYGVVQGVGFRYSTQRQAEALGVTGYARNLDDGSVQVVACGTQAQVDKLVEWLKQGGPRSARVERVLVEPQGVADYAEFGIRY
- the tusE gene encoding sulfurtransferase TusE, which gives rise to MLEFEGQVIDTDAQGYLKNSADWHEGLAPLLAAQEEIVLTEAHWEVVRFVRDFYQEFNTSPAIRMLVKAIAQKYGEEKGNSRYLYRLFPKGPAKQATKIAGLPKPVKCI
- the yccA gene encoding FtsH protease modulator YccA, coding for MDRIVVSSSSRDSLLSTHKVLRNTYFLLSLTLAFSALTATASTMLGLPAPGLLLMLVGFYGLMFLTHKLANSPAGILAAFALTGFMGYALGPILSSFLNAGAGDLIMLALGGTAAVFFCCSAYVLTTRKDMSFLSGMMMAGFVVLLVAVIANLFLQIPALHLAISALFILFSAGAILWETSNIIHGGETNYIRATVSLYVSLYNMFISLLSILGFARSN